A window from Rhizosphaericola mali encodes these proteins:
- a CDS encoding outer membrane protein assembly factor BamD translates to MKLIVRLLIAVVFFSSCTGRFGKIMKSTDNEYKYKMAEKFYAEKKWSHAQELYDNLMSYMRGTPRYENMYYKYAYTAYYQKDYMNAEQLFKTFSDNFPTSQYLEEVYYNRAYCFYMQSPRVELDQTPTQKAMATFQEFVNSYPNSTRTKQANDIVNACKAKLEKKEFLGCQLYYNLGFYKAAYTTFELLMDDYPDSDHTDEYLLKSIQSMYEYSKMSLPMHQSERYNKVVSECDDFLSRFKNSNFATSVTDYKNLAVTALNKIKNEQNQKAN, encoded by the coding sequence ATGAAGTTAATTGTTCGTCTATTAATTGCAGTTGTATTCTTTTCCTCTTGTACCGGCAGGTTCGGTAAGATAATGAAGAGCACAGATAATGAATACAAATATAAAATGGCTGAAAAATTCTACGCAGAGAAAAAATGGTCTCATGCGCAAGAGTTGTATGACAATCTAATGTCTTATATGCGTGGTACTCCACGTTATGAGAACATGTATTACAAATATGCATACACCGCCTATTATCAGAAGGATTATATGAATGCGGAACAATTGTTCAAAACATTTTCTGATAATTTCCCAACTTCCCAATATTTGGAAGAAGTGTATTATAATCGAGCATACTGCTTTTATATGCAATCTCCAAGAGTAGAATTAGACCAAACGCCGACACAGAAAGCGATGGCAACGTTCCAAGAATTTGTAAATAGCTATCCAAATTCTACGAGAACGAAACAAGCGAATGATATCGTTAATGCTTGTAAAGCAAAATTGGAAAAAAAGGAATTTTTGGGTTGTCAATTATATTACAATCTTGGTTTTTACAAAGCCGCTTATACAACATTTGAATTGTTGATGGATGATTATCCAGACTCTGATCATACGGATGAATATTTATTAAAAAGTATTCAATCCATGTATGAATATTCAAAGATGAGTTTACCAATGCATCAATCCGAAAGATATAATAAAGTAGTGTCAGAATGCGACGATTTTTTATCTCGGTTTAAAAATAGTAACTTTGCCACGTCCGTAACAGATTATAAAAATTTAGCAGTTACTGCCTTAAATAAAATCAAAAATGAGCAAAATCAGAAAGCAAATTAG
- a CDS encoding DNA-directed RNA polymerase subunit omega: MSKIRKQISPNTPTVIQTRSLVAIKNETGNLYESISIMSKRSNQINVAIKEELHSKLEEFASHTDSLEEVHENKEQIEISKAYERMPNPALLSIQEFLDDKIYHRENEDNNLFR, encoded by the coding sequence ATGAGCAAAATCAGAAAGCAAATTAGCCCAAATACGCCAACAGTTATTCAAACAAGAAGCTTGGTTGCTATCAAGAATGAAACTGGCAATTTGTACGAATCTATTTCCATCATGTCTAAAAGATCTAACCAGATCAATGTTGCAATCAAAGAAGAATTGCACAGCAAATTGGAAGAGTTTGCTTCACATACAGATAGCTTGGAAGAAGTTCATGAAAATAAAGAACAAATTGAAATCTCAAAAGCTTACGAAAGAATGCCAAATCCGGCATTGTTGAGTATCCAAGAGTTTTTGGATGACAAAATCTACCACAGAGAAAACGAAGACAACAATTTATTTAGATAA
- the coaBC gene encoding bifunctional phosphopantothenoylcysteine decarboxylase/phosphopantothenate--cysteine ligase CoaBC, with the protein MIQGKKILIAITGSIAAYKIITLVRLLVKNDCDVKILMTKAATDFVSPLVLETLSKNKVLVDLFETATWNNHVMLGRWADLFIIAPATCNTIAKLANGITDNFVQAVYFSATCPVWLCPAMDEDMWHHNATKRNLHLLKEDGVRILEVGKGELASGLFGDGRLIEPEELLIEIQSFFREKTLAGKKVLITAGPTYEAIDPVRFIGNHSSGKMGFAIAEAFYFLGADVTLITGPTHLKTPYKEIKRIDIISANEMYEQCQAHFSDMDFAVLSAAVADYYLEDVAQFKIKKKDIPSNNLTLELKETVDILASLGSIKRENQILVGFALETNNELANAQLKLISKNADLIVLNSTQVKGAGFGSDNNKITILSKEGIIENSDLLSKKEIATIIVSTISNYKK; encoded by the coding sequence ATGATTCAAGGGAAGAAAATATTAATTGCCATTACAGGAAGCATTGCAGCTTATAAAATCATCACATTAGTTCGTCTATTAGTTAAAAATGATTGTGACGTAAAAATATTGATGACCAAAGCGGCGACAGATTTCGTATCTCCACTTGTCCTAGAAACGCTTTCCAAAAATAAAGTACTTGTTGACTTATTTGAAACTGCCACATGGAATAATCATGTAATGCTTGGCAGATGGGCAGACCTTTTCATTATTGCTCCAGCAACTTGTAATACCATAGCCAAATTGGCCAATGGCATCACGGATAATTTCGTACAAGCAGTTTATTTTTCGGCTACTTGTCCTGTTTGGTTATGTCCTGCTATGGACGAGGATATGTGGCATCACAATGCGACCAAACGTAATCTCCATTTACTCAAAGAAGATGGTGTACGTATTTTGGAAGTTGGAAAGGGAGAATTGGCAAGTGGTCTTTTTGGGGATGGACGATTGATAGAGCCAGAAGAATTATTGATTGAAATACAATCCTTTTTCCGAGAAAAAACTTTAGCAGGCAAAAAAGTACTGATTACAGCGGGTCCTACTTATGAAGCAATTGACCCAGTACGTTTTATTGGCAATCATAGTTCGGGCAAAATGGGTTTTGCGATTGCAGAGGCATTTTATTTTTTGGGAGCTGATGTTACTTTAATAACAGGACCTACGCATCTAAAAACTCCTTATAAAGAAATTAAAAGAATCGATATTATTTCCGCTAACGAAATGTATGAGCAATGTCAAGCACATTTTTCGGATATGGACTTTGCGGTATTGAGTGCTGCTGTAGCAGATTATTATTTGGAAGATGTCGCGCAATTTAAAATTAAGAAAAAAGATATCCCTTCTAATAATTTAACGCTTGAATTAAAAGAAACTGTAGATATTTTAGCATCTTTGGGAAGCATAAAAAGGGAAAATCAAATTCTTGTTGGATTTGCATTGGAGACAAATAATGAATTGGCTAATGCTCAACTTAAATTGATCTCAAAAAATGCAGATTTGATCGTTTTAAATTCTACGCAAGTAAAAGGTGCAGGATTTGGAAGCGATAATAATAAAATAACCATTTTATCTAAAGAAGGTATTATTGAAAATTCTGACTTATTATCTAAAAAAGAAATTGCGACAATCATTGTCTCTACAATTTCCAATTATAAAAAATAG
- the porD gene encoding type IX secretion system protein PorD, with product MNRLFKLHISPQIKFAILFSGLLLCTLYSYSQEFNAKVTVLSQQVQSTISKSIFTNLQTQLTNLINNKAWTKDKYSQQERILCNFILNISSADNEGYMKGVLTVQAARPIYNSTYTSQLFNYQDNDIVFRYLPNQNMDFNENRITGTDPLVSNLTAVFAFYLDVILGYNYDSFGLNEGIPYFKKAQNIVVSAPTSTDITGWQSFNSLRNRYWISENANNQRYNVLHNIIYNYFRNGLDNMYSNKNQAQSSLYQTLSQLQQLNVQNPNTMFVQLFTQLRSPEFLGIFTAADQQTKSSAKSLLMDLDPANSSKYDSNL from the coding sequence GTGAATCGTTTATTTAAACTCCATATATCACCACAAATAAAGTTTGCTATTCTTTTTAGCGGACTGTTATTGTGTACTTTGTATAGTTATAGTCAAGAGTTTAATGCAAAAGTCACTGTTTTATCCCAGCAAGTACAATCGACCATAAGTAAAAGTATATTTACCAATTTACAAACACAATTGACTAATCTTATCAACAATAAAGCATGGACAAAAGACAAATATTCTCAACAAGAACGTATCCTGTGTAATTTTATTCTCAATATAAGTTCTGCTGATAATGAAGGTTACATGAAAGGAGTTTTAACTGTACAAGCGGCACGTCCCATCTATAACTCAACTTATACCAGTCAGCTATTCAACTATCAAGATAATGACATTGTCTTTAGATACTTACCTAATCAAAATATGGATTTTAATGAAAATAGAATTACAGGAACCGATCCTTTAGTTTCTAATCTTACGGCAGTTTTTGCTTTTTATTTAGATGTAATTTTAGGCTATAATTATGATTCATTCGGATTGAATGAAGGTATTCCATATTTCAAAAAAGCACAAAACATAGTTGTTAGTGCACCCACAAGTACAGATATTACAGGTTGGCAGTCTTTTAATAGTTTACGAAATAGATATTGGATTTCCGAAAATGCAAATAACCAACGTTATAATGTACTACACAATATCATTTATAATTATTTCAGGAATGGTCTAGACAATATGTATTCGAATAAAAACCAAGCGCAATCTAGTTTGTACCAAACCTTGAGTCAATTGCAACAATTAAACGTGCAAAATCCCAATACCATGTTTGTGCAATTATTCACACAATTGAGATCTCCTGAATTTCTTGGAATATTTACGGCAGCTGATCAGCAGACCAAATCATCTGCCAAAAGTCTATTAATGGATTTAGACCCAGCTAATAGTTCAAAATATGATTCTAATTTATGA
- a CDS encoding DUF4296 domain-containing protein: MIKYIIPICFAFLVFFSCKSNKTENNAVILDIGEMVPVMFDMMAAGDLTYNDTTQATKLHLRDSTTIKFQSILAYYKIEKKRFFSSMYYYEENPEIEIKLIDSLQSYSSNILQKLEKVKNKKDSLERVKNQPQPDTAHKIKPALTHSDKIQKLDTFKNIGPQKLIKSAKELKKVK, from the coding sequence ATGATCAAATATATAATTCCCATTTGCTTTGCATTTCTTGTATTTTTTTCCTGTAAATCAAACAAGACAGAAAACAATGCTGTGATTCTTGATATAGGAGAAATGGTCCCTGTGATGTTTGATATGATGGCAGCAGGTGACCTTACGTATAATGACACTACACAGGCGACAAAATTACATTTAAGAGACTCGACAACTATAAAATTCCAATCTATTCTAGCCTATTATAAAATAGAAAAAAAGCGTTTTTTTTCTAGTATGTACTACTATGAAGAAAACCCAGAAATAGAAATAAAATTAATAGATTCATTACAATCTTATAGTAGCAATATTTTGCAAAAACTAGAAAAGGTAAAGAATAAAAAGGATTCATTAGAACGAGTTAAAAATCAACCTCAACCAGATACAGCACATAAAATCAAGCCGGCATTAACACATTCAGATAAAATACAAAAACTGGATACATTTAAAAATATAGGACCGCAAAAATTAATAAAATCTGCGAAAGAATTAAAAAAAGTGAAATAA
- a CDS encoding AMP-binding protein: MAIEQSNISYVNGISTIPLLGETIGQNLKNTVSQYPNNEALICFHQNYRATYQEFWNQTTEISKALIQNGIKLGDRVGIWALNRYEWVLLQYATARIGAILVNVNPAYRSSEFIFAMNQSGVKLLVSAQSFKTSNYVEIINESLKDCSELKQIIYLDKDWDNFLVSGKDISDNELSEAEEKVQFDDPVNIQYTSGTTGFPKGVTLSHHNILNNGYFIGIRIKYTNKDRVCIPVPFYHCFGMVIGNLCCTSHGATMVIPSESFDPTATLIAVEQEKCTSLYGVPTMFISELQLPDFDKYDLSHLRTGVMAGSPCPVEIMRQVQDKMNMKEVSICYGMTETSPVSTQTQIGAPIEKQVTTVGTVQDHLEIKIVHPKSGKIVPIGELGELCTRGYSVMLKYWNNVDGTLAVIDEGRWMHTGDEAMIDQEGYITITGRIKDVIIRGGENISPRELEEFLYSHPAIENVQVIGVPDDKFGEAVMAWIKLKQNNEAITEKELLAYCKNKIAYYKIPKYWKFVTDFPMTISGKIRKNEMRDISVKELGL, encoded by the coding sequence ATGGCAATCGAACAATCCAATATTTCTTACGTTAATGGCATATCAACCATTCCATTATTGGGAGAAACCATCGGACAAAATTTAAAAAATACAGTATCTCAATATCCAAATAATGAGGCATTAATTTGCTTTCATCAAAATTATAGAGCAACATACCAAGAATTCTGGAATCAAACTACAGAAATATCTAAAGCGCTAATACAGAATGGCATTAAACTTGGTGATCGCGTTGGAATATGGGCGTTAAATCGTTATGAATGGGTGCTATTACAATATGCCACAGCAAGAATCGGAGCTATTTTAGTCAATGTAAATCCAGCCTATCGTAGTTCGGAATTTATTTTTGCAATGAATCAATCTGGAGTTAAACTTCTAGTATCTGCGCAATCTTTTAAAACGAGCAACTATGTAGAAATTATCAATGAATCCCTAAAGGATTGTTCAGAGTTAAAGCAAATCATTTATTTGGATAAAGATTGGGACAATTTCTTAGTTTCTGGTAAGGACATTTCAGATAATGAATTATCAGAGGCAGAAGAAAAAGTTCAATTTGATGATCCTGTAAACATTCAATATACATCAGGTACAACGGGTTTCCCAAAAGGAGTAACACTCTCTCATCACAATATTTTAAACAATGGGTATTTCATCGGCATTCGCATTAAATACACCAATAAAGATAGAGTCTGCATCCCAGTTCCCTTTTATCATTGCTTTGGAATGGTTATTGGCAATTTATGCTGTACATCGCATGGAGCTACGATGGTTATTCCATCGGAAAGTTTCGATCCAACAGCAACATTAATAGCAGTAGAACAAGAAAAATGTACCTCACTTTATGGTGTACCAACAATGTTTATTTCAGAATTACAATTACCAGACTTTGACAAATATGATTTGAGTCATTTACGCACAGGAGTAATGGCAGGATCTCCATGCCCTGTAGAAATCATGCGCCAAGTGCAAGATAAAATGAATATGAAAGAAGTCAGTATCTGTTATGGTATGACTGAAACCTCTCCAGTAAGCACACAAACACAAATAGGCGCACCTATTGAGAAACAAGTTACTACGGTGGGCACGGTACAAGATCATTTGGAAATAAAAATTGTCCATCCTAAATCAGGCAAAATAGTTCCTATTGGCGAATTGGGAGAACTTTGTACTAGAGGTTATTCTGTTATGTTAAAATATTGGAATAATGTGGACGGCACCTTAGCAGTTATTGATGAAGGGCGATGGATGCACACAGGCGATGAAGCCATGATAGACCAAGAAGGCTATATTACCATCACAGGAAGAATAAAAGATGTCATTATTCGTGGTGGCGAAAACATTTCACCTAGAGAATTAGAAGAATTTTTATATAGTCATCCAGCCATTGAGAACGTACAAGTAATCGGCGTGCCTGATGACAAATTTGGAGAAGCCGTTATGGCTTGGATTAAGTTGAAACAAAATAATGAAGCTATAACAGAAAAAGAATTATTAGCCTATTGTAAGAACAAAATTGCGTACTATAAAATCCCTAAATATTGGAAGTTTGTAACCGATTTTCCAATGACAATTTCTGGAAAAATACGAAAAAATGAAATGCGAGATATTTCAGTAAAAGAATTAGGTCTATAA
- a CDS encoding DNA/RNA non-specific endonuclease, producing MKIKMNVLALTSIVACYMVACKKQDYSTTTPVKTYSVEETFETGTKAAYKIADVNLSTGSWSFDDALIGSTTADAKEDNASVRIRTGNITTNFQISGLEKIFVKSAKYGNDATSTWQMQVSSDSGKTFIQLGSDITDTSKTLQLDSFVNTMSSPVQVRIVKTGTTRINVDNITFVGTGESGISVDTTDGASDTTNQSTAAAARYVNAGSDAPPSTGDNSNLLLGNPTDADSIITLADNYMINQHYYIESYNHTRSTPNWVAWHLDATNTTAVVKRQDNFAAWAGLPTSWFAVQSNTYSSSGYERGHNCPSGDRTSSLEANSSTFLMTNMIPQTAANNEGTWNNLESYIRTQTSAGYEAYILMGSYGNGGTIANGNVTVPTNVWKIVVFLKTGNNDLSRIDADTRVLAVNTPNTTTVSSDWTQYIVTVNDIETATGYKIFSALSSSLQTTLKAKKDSGN from the coding sequence ATGAAAATAAAAATGAATGTGTTAGCCTTAACAAGCATTGTAGCTTGTTATATGGTTGCATGTAAAAAACAAGACTACTCGACTACTACGCCCGTAAAAACTTACTCCGTAGAAGAAACATTCGAAACAGGAACCAAAGCTGCTTACAAAATTGCTGATGTAAATCTCTCAACCGGATCATGGTCATTTGATGACGCCTTGATTGGATCAACTACAGCAGATGCTAAAGAAGACAATGCTTCCGTGAGAATCAGAACTGGGAACATAACTACAAATTTTCAAATTAGTGGTTTGGAAAAAATATTTGTAAAAAGCGCAAAATACGGCAATGATGCAACTTCCACATGGCAAATGCAAGTATCATCTGATAGTGGAAAAACGTTCATCCAATTAGGATCAGATATTACAGATACGTCAAAAACGCTACAACTTGATTCATTCGTTAATACAATGAGTAGCCCAGTCCAAGTAAGAATCGTGAAGACTGGAACAACAAGAATAAATGTTGACAATATCACCTTTGTAGGAACTGGAGAGTCTGGAATAAGTGTTGACACTACTGATGGAGCATCTGATACTACCAACCAATCAACTGCGGCGGCGGCTAGATATGTGAATGCTGGCAGTGATGCACCTCCGAGTACTGGAGATAACTCAAACTTACTTTTAGGCAATCCAACGGATGCAGATTCAATCATTACATTGGCAGATAATTATATGATCAATCAGCATTATTATATTGAATCATATAACCATACTAGAAGTACGCCAAACTGGGTCGCATGGCACTTAGATGCTACAAATACTACTGCCGTAGTTAAAAGACAAGACAACTTTGCGGCTTGGGCAGGGTTACCAACTTCATGGTTTGCAGTTCAAAGTAATACTTATTCAAGTTCTGGATATGAAAGAGGACATAATTGCCCATCAGGAGATAGAACTAGTAGTTTAGAAGCAAATTCTTCGACTTTCCTTATGACAAATATGATACCTCAAACTGCAGCCAACAATGAAGGTACTTGGAATAATTTAGAGTCTTATATTCGCACCCAAACCAGTGCTGGATATGAAGCTTATATACTCATGGGCTCTTATGGAAATGGTGGCACAATTGCAAATGGTAACGTAACCGTGCCAACAAATGTGTGGAAAATTGTTGTTTTCTTAAAAACGGGCAACAATGACTTAAGTAGAATTGATGCAGATACAAGAGTTTTGGCTGTAAATACACCAAATACAACTACAGTCAGTTCCGATTGGACACAATATATCGTAACTGTGAATGATATCGAAACCGCAACAGGATATAAAATATTTAGTGCATTAAGCAGTAGTTTACAAACTACATTAAAAGCTAAAAAAGACAGCGGCAATTAA
- a CDS encoding phosphoenolpyruvate carboxylase has translation MQLLNKGNALDVYNDNVGVRFQLYNSLFTALPFHKIEKTGILLTLFLLHCEEGYTKRKSPIEIVDSFMATYTPNYSEQEKKDILFRFIQFTERQVVLFDSLEEAAFPILHDLNGSGSIADLKTQIDQNSQDVALQKKLEDFQVRIVLTAHPTQFYPGEVLGIINDLAIALKSDDAAKVNMYLQQLAKTPFLKKQKPTPFDEAKSLVWYLENIFYPAAGLILDTMKDKFGTSVSEENPIIRMGFWPGGDRDGNPFVRTNTTLKVARELRAGVMRCYYKDIRAIRRRLTFRGVEEIIQNLETIFYNHLYGDDKSVVISKEFLLTELRTAKKKLIELHNGLFSYLLDNLICKVQIFGVFFATLDIRQDSTLHGNLFKTVAEKTDLLPSNYTDLNDKEKVDALLKIDQTISADIFTDEIEKDTLSVIKTIETIQNESGEEGCNRYIISHSTDAHHVIEVLTLFKIGGWQRNGLSVDIMPLFESIEDLSNAGEIIERLYLNPIYRAHLKERNNIQSIMMGFSDGTKDGGYLMANWSIYKAKEEMTKVSRKYDIDVVFFDGRGGPPARGGGKTQKFYASMGGNIENKEIQLTIQGQTVSSNFGTINSAQYNIEQLITAGIFNDVLHKKEETLTEDQEVLLSELSAISYDAYVDLKERPEFLEYLAYATPLRFYGKANIGSRPSKRNSDAKINLDSLRAIPFVGSWSQIKQNIPGYYGVGTAIKKMVDKGKLDDLKKLYQESLFFRTLIDNSEMAMKKCFFPLTEYLSKDPKYGQIWALAYEEYELSKKMILMISGHAELMHGYPTEQVSIQLRDRIVLPIATIQQYAISKVRELESQGISSSEDQEIYEKIVMRCSFGLINAGRNSA, from the coding sequence ATGCAATTATTGAATAAAGGCAATGCGCTGGACGTATACAATGATAATGTCGGAGTGAGATTCCAGCTCTACAATAGTCTTTTTACCGCCCTACCTTTTCATAAAATTGAAAAAACAGGAATCTTACTTACGTTGTTTCTTTTGCATTGTGAGGAAGGTTATACCAAAAGAAAAAGTCCTATTGAAATAGTTGATTCATTTATGGCGACATACACGCCCAACTACAGTGAACAAGAAAAAAAAGATATTTTATTTCGATTTATTCAGTTCACAGAGCGACAAGTCGTGCTTTTTGATTCATTGGAAGAAGCAGCATTTCCGATTTTGCATGATTTGAATGGATCGGGAAGTATTGCAGATTTGAAAACTCAAATTGACCAAAATAGTCAAGATGTGGCACTACAAAAGAAACTAGAAGATTTCCAAGTTAGAATTGTGCTTACGGCACACCCAACACAGTTTTATCCTGGGGAAGTTTTGGGCATTATCAATGATTTAGCAATTGCTTTAAAATCTGATGACGCAGCTAAAGTAAATATGTATTTGCAACAATTAGCAAAGACGCCTTTCTTGAAAAAACAAAAACCAACCCCATTTGATGAAGCGAAAAGCTTAGTCTGGTATTTGGAAAATATATTTTATCCAGCAGCGGGTTTGATTTTGGATACTATGAAAGATAAATTTGGAACAAGCGTAAGCGAAGAAAATCCAATTATCCGAATGGGCTTCTGGCCAGGGGGCGACAGAGATGGTAATCCTTTTGTACGTACGAATACTACATTAAAAGTAGCAAGAGAATTACGTGCTGGCGTAATGAGATGTTACTATAAAGATATTCGCGCTATTAGAAGACGATTGACGTTTAGAGGCGTGGAGGAAATTATCCAAAATCTAGAAACTATATTTTACAACCATTTATATGGAGATGATAAATCTGTAGTTATTTCTAAAGAATTTCTTTTGACAGAATTAAGAACTGCTAAAAAGAAATTAATAGAATTGCACAATGGTCTTTTTTCTTACTTATTAGACAATTTAATTTGTAAAGTTCAAATCTTTGGAGTATTCTTTGCCACATTGGATATACGCCAAGATAGCACGCTACATGGTAATTTATTCAAAACTGTGGCAGAAAAAACGGATTTACTTCCTAGTAATTACACAGATCTTAACGATAAAGAAAAAGTAGATGCACTTTTAAAAATAGACCAAACAATCTCTGCTGATATATTCACTGATGAGATCGAAAAAGATACGTTGAGTGTTATCAAAACAATAGAAACTATTCAAAACGAAAGTGGAGAGGAAGGTTGCAATCGTTATATCATCAGTCATAGTACAGATGCGCATCATGTCATCGAAGTTTTGACATTATTCAAAATTGGAGGTTGGCAGCGTAATGGGCTTTCGGTTGATATAATGCCGTTGTTTGAGTCAATTGAAGATTTGAGTAATGCAGGAGAAATCATAGAAAGACTATATTTAAATCCTATATATAGAGCACATTTAAAGGAAAGAAATAATATTCAATCCATTATGATGGGATTCTCTGATGGAACGAAGGATGGAGGATATCTTATGGCGAATTGGAGTATTTATAAAGCCAAAGAAGAAATGACTAAAGTATCTAGAAAATATGATATTGATGTCGTGTTCTTTGATGGTCGCGGCGGTCCTCCTGCTAGAGGTGGTGGTAAAACACAAAAATTCTATGCCTCCATGGGTGGAAATATTGAAAATAAAGAAATCCAACTGACTATCCAGGGACAAACAGTTAGTTCTAATTTCGGGACGATTAATTCCGCACAATACAATATTGAGCAATTAATTACGGCTGGCATATTCAATGATGTTTTACATAAGAAAGAAGAAACATTAACGGAAGATCAAGAAGTTTTATTAAGTGAATTATCCGCAATAAGTTATGATGCCTATGTGGACCTAAAAGAAAGACCTGAGTTTTTAGAATATTTGGCATATGCAACGCCTCTTAGATTCTATGGAAAAGCAAATATCGGAAGCCGCCCATCGAAAAGAAATAGTGATGCAAAAATCAATTTAGATTCTTTAAGAGCCATTCCTTTTGTTGGTTCTTGGAGTCAGATTAAACAAAATATTCCCGGATATTATGGTGTAGGTACCGCTATCAAAAAAATGGTAGACAAGGGCAAATTAGATGATTTGAAAAAATTATATCAAGAATCTTTATTCTTCCGTACGCTTATTGACAATAGTGAAATGGCTATGAAAAAATGCTTTTTCCCATTAACTGAGTATTTGTCAAAAGATCCAAAATATGGGCAAATATGGGCACTTGCATACGAAGAATATGAATTGAGTAAAAAAATGATCTTGATGATCAGCGGACATGCCGAATTAATGCATGGCTACCCAACAGAACAAGTATCTATTCAATTAAGAGATAGAATCGTCTTACCCATTGCTACTATTCAACAATATGCAATTTCAAAAGTTAGGGAATTAGAAAGTCAAGGAATTTCATCTTCTGAAGATCAAGAAATTTATGAAAAAATAGTAATGCGCTGTTCCTTTGGATTGATTAATGCTGGCAGAAACTCTGCGTAA